The genomic stretch TACCGGTGGCCGCGCCGATGCCTACGCACACTCCGCGGCCGGCAAGATCGCCGCGTTCAAAAGCTTTCGCGGGCCGGATGCGATCGGCCAATTGCTGAAGACCGACGTCGATTTTGTGTGCGTGGCCACGCCCGACGATCGGCATTTCGAGGCGGCCAAGGCGGTGCTGGCGGCGGGAAAACACCTGCTCGTCGAAAAGCCCTCGGTGTTGTCGCTGAGCGAACTGGACCAACTCGATCGGCTGGCCCGGCAGAACCGCGTGCTGGCCAAAGTGGTCTATCACAAACTGCTCGACCCCGACCACAAGAAACTGCGCACGCTCGTGGCCGACGGCGAGCTGCGGCACGTCAACAATGGCTATTGTTCGCTGCTGGAGCCAAAGTCGATCTCGGGCGGGCAGTTTGCCGAATGGATTCGCGGCCGCAATCCGGGCACCTACGTGGCGGTGCATTACATCAAGCTGATCGACTTCACGTTCGGCGGCCGCTTGACGAGCGTTGCCTGCACCGGCCAGCGCGGAATCGTGGGAGAGGCCGATGGCCCGACGTGGGACTCCGTGCAACTGCGGCTGGTGTACACGTATGACGACGGCCGTGAGGCGGCGTTCGATATTCACACGAGTTGGGTCACGCCCGACAATTTTCCCGGATATGTCGAGCAGGAGGTGCAGTTCCGCTTCGACAACGGCGT from Pirellulales bacterium encodes the following:
- a CDS encoding Gfo/Idh/MocA family oxidoreductase, coding for MVVSTANPQHVLHAGMVGMGMIFDETYRPFFEHVHAAGLYEPGCGVCRVPLVAVASRTGGRADAYAHSAAGKIAAFKSFRGPDAIGQLLKTDVDFVCVATPDDRHFEAAKAVLAAGKHLLVEKPSVLSLSELDQLDRLARQNRVLAKVVYHKLLDPDHKKLRTLVADGELRHVNNGYCSLLEPKSISGGQFAEWIRGRNPGTYVAVHYIKLIDFTFGGRLTSVACTGQRGIVGEADGPTWDSVQLRLVYTYDDGREAAFDIHTSWVTPDNFPGYVEQEVQFRFDNGVWNGHSRKRGVECTIEGQTPLARKITMNNHYNGTFLEPWGERSQRGYGVEAIERFVREVAQVEFGVPPGEREQRLDRARLLAYNDLSADRQTVAAVQAMEAILARHAVGKPNCVVEMSEAGRLLLFEPGKPEPVSLN